The Pygocentrus nattereri isolate fPygNat1 chromosome 4, fPygNat1.pri, whole genome shotgun sequence genome includes a window with the following:
- the thbs1b gene encoding thrombospondin-1, with protein MKLTGIFLLVMLWSCEGARVAESRDDNSVYDLFELVQVPKKNHGVTMVKGDDPYSPAYKILNPDLIPPVPESAFRDLMYSVQAERGFLLLVNFKQFRRTRGALLTVEKLDGSGPVFEIVSNGKANTLDVVFSTENKQQVVSIEDADLATGHWKNITLFVQDDRVQFYVGCEEINIAELDASIQNILTPDTPGVANLRIGKGAVNDKFMGVLQNVRFVFGTTLEAILRNKGCQSTIMTDMITLDNPVNGSRPAIRTDYTGHKTKDLQMICGFSCDDLASMFKELKGLGVVVQELSNELRKVTDDNNLLKKQMGIYGGVCLHNGIVHKDKEEWTVDDCTECTCQNSATVCRKISCPLIPCANATVPDGECCPRCGTPSDSAEDGWSPWSEWTHCSVSCGRGIQQRGRSCDRINNNCEGTSVQTRDCYLQECDKRFKQDGNWSHWSPWSSCSVTCGSGIITRIRLCNSPTPQLGGKDCQGQGRQTEKCEKSPCPINGGWGPWSPWDACSTTCGGGVQNRKRLCNNPPPKHGGKDCVGDATATQLCNKQACPVDGCLSNPCFAGTQCTSFPDGSWKCGKCPAGYTGNGINCKDINECKEVPDACFQFNGVHRCENTEPGYNCLPCPSRYSGPQPFGQGVEDAAAKKQVCTPRNPCLDGTHDCNKNARCNYLGHFTDPMYRCECKPGYAGNGHICGEDTDLDGWPNADLVCVENATYHCKKDNCPNLPNSGQEDYDKDGIGDACDNDDDNDDIPDDRDNCPFIYNPRQYDYDRDEVGDRCDNCPYNSNPDQTDTDSNGEGDACAVDIDGDGILNEKDNCPYLYNVDQRDTDLDGVGDQCDNCPLEHNPDQLDTDSDRVGDKCDSNQDIDEDGHQNNLDNCPYIPNANQADHDKDGKGDACDYDDDNDGIPDDKDNCRLAFNPDQLDSDGDGRGDACKDDFDQDNVPDIYDVCPENFDISETDFRKFQMVPLDPKGTSQIDPNWVVRHQGKELVQTVNCDPGIAVGFDEFNAVDFSGTFFINTERDDDYAGFVFGYQSSSRFYVVMWKQITQTYWSSTPTKAQGYSGLSIKVVNSTTGPGEHLRNALWHTGNTPGQVHTLWHDPKNVGWKDFTAYRWHLTHRPRTGHIRVVMYEGKKIMADSGRIYDKTYAGGRLGLFVFSQEMVYFSDLKYECRDV; from the exons ATGAAGTTAACAGGAATATTTTTGTTAGTGATGCTGTGGAGCTGCGAGGGCGCCAGAGTGGCAG AGAGCAGAGATGACAACAGCGTCTACGACCTGTTCGAGCTCGTGCAGGTGCCGAAGAAGAACCACGGAGTGACCATGGTGAAAGGAGACGACCCCTACAGTCCCGCCTACAAAATCCTGAACCCCGACCTGATCCCCCCGGTGCCCGAGAGCGCCTTCAGGGACCTCATGTACTCCGTCCAGGCGGAGAGGGGCTTCCTGCTGCTGGTCAACTTCAAGCAGTTCAGGCGCACCAGGGGCGCGCTGCTGACCGTGGAGAAGCTCGACGGCTCCGGGCCCGTCTTCGAGATCGTCTCCAACGGCAAGGCAAACACGCTGGACGTGGTCTTCTCCACCGAGAACAAGCAGCAGGTGGTGTCCATCGAGGACGCGGACCTGGCCACGGGCCACTGGAAGAACATCACGCTCTTCGTGCAAGACGACCGCGTTCAGTTCTATGTGGGATGCGAGGAGATCAACATCGCCGAGCTGGACGCGTCCATTCAGAACATCCTGACCCCCGACACCCCGGGGGTGGCGAATCTGAGGATCGGCAAGGGGGCGGTGAACGACAAGTTCATG GGTGTGCTCCAAAACGTGCGATTTGTTTTTGGGACAACGCTGGAAGCAATTTTGCGGAATAAAGGATGTCAAAGCA CAATTATGACTGATATGATCACCCTGGACAATCCCGTGAATGGATCCAGGCCAGCCATCAGGACCGACTACACTGGCCACAAGACAAAAG ATCTACAGATGATTTGTGGCTTTTCCTGTGACGACTTAGCTAGCATGTTTAAGGAACTAAAGGGTCTTGGTGTGGTGGTGCAAGAGCTGTCCAACGAGCTTCGTAAAGTG ACAGATGACAACAATCTGCTCAAGAAACAGATGGGAATTTATGGTGGTGTCTGTCTCCACAATGGCATTGTGCATAAGGACAAGGAGGAATGGACAGTGGACGACTGCACTGAGTGCACTTGCCAA AACTCGGCGACAGTGTGTCGTAAGATCTCCTGTCCCCTGATTCCCTGTGCCAATGCAACTGTGCCGGATGGTGAATGCTGCCCCCGGTGTGGAACTC CGAGCGACTCTGCCGAGGATGGCTGGTCCCCCTGGTCTGAATGGACCCATTGTTCTGTGTCTTGTGGAAGGGGCATTCAGCAGCGCGGCCGCTCCTGTGACCGCATCAATAACAACTGCGAGGGCACATCCGTGCAGACCAGAGACTGCTACCTCCAGGAGTGCGACAAGCGCT TCAAGCAAGACGGCAATTGGAGCCACTGGTCTCCATGGTCCTCTTGCTCAGTTACTTGTGGATCTGGCATCATCACACGCATTCGTCTCTGCAACTCTCCTACACCACAGCTGGGAGGAAAAGACTGCCAAGGTcaaggcaggcagacagagaagtgtgagaAGTCACCATGTCCAA TCAATGGTGGCTGGGGTCCATGGTCGCCCTGGGATGCCTGCTCGACTACCTGTGGAGGAGGCGTCCAGAACCGCAAGCGTCTTTGCAATAATCCACCTCCCAAGCATGGAGGCAAAGACTGTGTGGGCGATGCAACAGCAACTCAACTCTGCAATAAGCAGGCCTGTCCTGTTG ATGGATGTCTGTCCAATCCCTGTTTTGCTGGGACCCAGTGCACAAGCTTCCCAGATGGTTCATGGAAGTGTGGCAAATGTCCAGCAGGTTACACTGGCAATGGCATCAACTGCAAGGATATTAATGAG TGCAAGGAAGTTCCTGATGCTTGCTTTCAGTTCAatggagtccacaggtgtgaaAATACAGAACCTGGGTACAACTGCCTGCCTTGTCCTTCTCGCTACAGTGGCCCACAGCCATTTGGCCAGGGAGTGGAGGACGCTGCTGCAAAGAAACAG GTGTGCACACCTCGTAACCCCTGTCTTGATGGAACTCATGACTGCAATAAAAATGCCCGGTGCAACTACCTGGGACATTTTACAGATCCAATGTACCGCTGTGAGTGCAAGCCTGGCTATGCTGGGAATGGACACATCTGTGGAGAAGACACTGATTTGGATGGCTGGCCTAATGCTGaccttgtgtgtgtggagaatGCTACCTATCACTGCAAGAag GACAACTGCCCAAACCTTCCGAACTCAGGCCAGGAGGACTATGACAAGGATGGAATTGGTGATGCTtgtgataatgatgatgacaaCGATGATATTCCTGATGATAGG GACAACTGCCCATTCATCTACAACCCCAGACAGTACGACTATGATCGCGATGAAGTCGGAGATCGTTGTGACAACTGTCCATACAACAGCAACCCTGACCAGACTGACACGGACAGCAATGGCGAAGGCGATGCATGTGCCGTGGACATTGATGGAGATG GTATTCTGAATGAGAAGGACAACTGTCCTTATCTGTACAATGTGGATCAAAGAGATACTGATCTGGATGGGGTTGGTGACCAGTGTGATAACTGCCCTCTTGAGCATAATCCTGACCAG CTCGACACAGACTCTGACCGTGTGGGTGATAAGTGTGACAGCAACCAGGACATAGACGAAGATGGCCATCAAAACAATCTGGACAACTGCCCTTACATTCCCAATGCCAACCAAGCTGATCATGACAAGGATGGCAAAGGGGATGCCTGCGATTATGATGACGATAACGATGGCATTCCTGATGATAAAGACAACTGCAGACTGGCTTTCAACCCAGATCAGTTGGACTCTGATG GTGATGGACGTGGTGATGCTTGTAAGGATGACTTTGACCAGGACAATGTTCCAGACATCTATGATGTGTGCCCAGAGAACTTTGACATCAGTGAGACGGACTTCCGCAAGTTCCAGATGGTGCCTCTGGACCCCAAGGGCACATCTCAGATCGATCCCAACTGGGTTGTCCGGCACCAAGGCAAAGAGTTGGTTCAGACAGTTAACTGTGACCCTGGCATCGCCGTTG GTTTTGATGAGTTTAACGCAGTGGACTTCAGTGGGACGTTCTTCATTAACACAGAGCGAGATGACGACTATGCTGGATTTGTGTTTGGTTACCAGTCCAGCTCTCGCTTTTACGTGGTGATGTGGAAGCAGATTACTCAGACCTACTGGTCCAGCACACCCACCAAGGCACAGGGCTATTCAGGGTTGTCCATCAAAGTAGTCAATTCCACCACTGGACCAGGTGAACACTTAAGGAATGCTCTCTGGCACACTGGGAATACTCCAGGACAG GTGCACACTCTCTGGCATGACCCCAAGAATGTTGGTTGGAAGGATTTTACTGCTTATAGATGGCATCTAACTCACAGGCCAAGAACAGGACACATACG AGTTGTCATGTATGAAGGAAAGAAGATCATGGCAGATTCTGGAAGAATCTATGACAAAACCTATGCAGGTGGACGACTAGGTCTCTTTGTCTTCTCACAAGAGATGGTATACTTCTCAGACCTCAAATATGAATGCAGAG ATGTATAA